A single window of Poecilia reticulata strain Guanapo linkage group LG10, Guppy_female_1.0+MT, whole genome shotgun sequence DNA harbors:
- the apbb2a gene encoding amyloid beta A4 precursor protein-binding family B member 2 isoform X4 — MAERKSAKAAAGSSSQNGSDVPLQEFPMPKTELVQKFHVFYLGVTYVSRPIGMDIINGAIENLLSSTGKEEWTPVILSIADTTVAVIKEKEEEEEVLVECRVRFLSFMGVGRDVHTFAFIMDTGNQHFQCHVFWCDPNAGSVSEAVQAACVLRYQKCLVARPPSQRAGSSSSPSSDSVTRRVTTSVKRSVQSLIDTLKPKKQPSELPQQ, encoded by the exons ATGGCTGAAAGAAAAAGTGCTAAAGCTGCGGCTGGCAGCTCCTCCCAGAATGGCTCTGATGTGCCCCTAcaag AGTTCCCCATGCCAAAGACTGAACTGGTGCAGAAGTTCCATGTGTTTTATCTTGGTGTGACATACGTGTCTCGCCCAATAG GTATGGACATTATTAACGGGGCCATAGAAAACCTCCTGTCATCCACAGGCAAAGAAGAATGGACCCCTGTCATACTAAGTATTGCGGACACCACCGTGGCTGTCATCAAAGAGAAG gaggaagaggaggaggtgttGGTGGAGTGCCGTGTGCGGTTTTTGTCCTTCATGGGCGTGGGACGGGACGTGCATACGTTTGCCTTCATCATGGATACTGGGAACCAGCACTTCCAGTGTCACGTCTTCTGGTGTGACCCGAATGCAGGCAGCGTGTCGGAGGCAGTGCAGGCGGCTTGTGTG CTCCGATACCAGAAGTGTCTGGTGGCACGGCCGCCCTCTCAACGTGCTGGCTCTTCCTCATCTCCCTCTTCAGACTCAGTAACGCGCCGAGTGACCACCAGTGTTAAACGCAGCGTCCAGTCTCTCATAGACACTCTGAAACCCAAGAAACAGCCGTCAGAACTGCCCCAGCAATGA